AAGGAGAGATATTATGAAAGCACAAATGGCTCTTCTTTTATCGACTATTACCCTGATTGCAGGATTCGCTACACGGTCGATATCTGATTCTGGATACCCAGGACATGGATACTACGGCGCCAATCAATCGAACCCGCTTTACAAAGGCGAGATAAGCGAATTTGATATCTTGGGCGTCGATTCCGGTTCCAATATATCGGATGACGATATTAAGAAGGCATTTGTCGAAACTCCAAGCAGAAAGTTTCTGAGGAAGGGTGATCCGATACTACTGATTCAGTCGGGTGCAATGATTCCCGATCAGGAGATAACCGAACAGATGGAGAAATCATTTTCTGTATCAGTATTTACGGGTGTACCGGAGAAAGATAAGCCGGATA
This Immundisolibacter sp. DNA region includes the following protein-coding sequences:
- a CDS encoding aminopeptidase, yielding RRDIMKAQMALLLSTITLIAGFATRSISDSGYPGHGYYGANQSNPLYKGEISEFDILGVDSGSNISDDDIKKAFVETPSRKFLRKGDPILLIQSGAMIPDQEITEQMEKSFSVSVFTGVPEKDKPDNQSYSKSLRLSAAKAGIGTIVVYWGVLESGIENLATKSVSWFPIIGSAVPDESQKMRIRLKVAVIDVRSGEWEIFTPKTIDDKSYSGRFNREHSDQAQVAQLKAAAYELASDGVTARFIK